Proteins encoded within one genomic window of Amorphoplanes friuliensis DSM 7358:
- a CDS encoding VOC family protein: MGTHWTLGCDAADPQRLAAFWAQALRYVPEPGYDGPDNASLIDPAGKGPAISFLRVPEGKTAKNRMHIDIRVGGEHLIRTRVAELVTAGATVVREESYGGDELGHVVMLDPEGNEFCVA, translated from the coding sequence ATGGGAACCCATTGGACGTTGGGGTGCGATGCTGCCGACCCGCAGCGGCTGGCCGCATTCTGGGCGCAGGCGCTGCGTTATGTGCCGGAGCCGGGCTACGACGGTCCTGACAATGCTTCGCTGATCGATCCGGCGGGGAAAGGGCCGGCGATCAGCTTCCTGCGGGTGCCTGAGGGCAAGACCGCCAAGAACAGGATGCACATCGACATCCGGGTCGGCGGCGAGCACCTCATCCGTACCCGGGTGGCCGAGCTCGTCACCGCCGGGGCGACCGTGGTGCGTGAGGAGTCCTACGGCGGTGACGAGCTGGGTCATGTGGTCATGCTCGATCCCGAAGGGAACGAGTTCTGCGTGGCCTGA